In Candidatus Binatia bacterium, one DNA window encodes the following:
- a CDS encoding DUF3395 domain-containing protein — MLAFPLLAAAQSSWEIVRADYGSGNNWVDVTDRVRSLVQGDLLNFRVDGSLLGAGSRRGLNGALRLQLTDNAGRSRQITYSDSQQVNLRIRTAYQSSLHISRAVYGSGNRSVDVTSRVNSQIEGDQLNLLVNNDSMGGDPAPGQAKTLTLEYALNGRTSQVVINEGDTLRLPYDSTSQSNLQITRARYGAGNRTSDVTSRLNSQIQGDQLNLQVNSDSMGGDPAPGQAKTLTVQYALNGQTNQVVINEGDTLRLPFDSTSDLSQRIRCESVQSDGYGRKYCAANTRNGVRLIRQIGESACTQGSSWGYDTSGVWVDNGCRAEFEMRANGRSTGALTTTIPNGTEISVRTNETIDSRNATVGQRFSGVIAADILDSSGAVMIPRGSDAELVIRSANGGGITSGSDLVLDMNSITVSGTRYVVSTDDLQQQGGQGVGANRRTAVMVGGGAVLGTLIGAIAGGGQGAAIGAAVGAGAGLGAEVLTKGRQVRVPAETLLRFKLDQDLRLQEMR, encoded by the coding sequence TTGCTCGCGTTTCCCTTACTCGCTGCGGCACAGAGTAGCTGGGAAATCGTCCGTGCCGATTACGGCTCCGGAAACAACTGGGTGGATGTGACCGACCGTGTTCGTTCGCTGGTTCAAGGCGATTTGCTGAACTTCCGGGTGGATGGAAGTCTCCTGGGGGCGGGCTCGCGGCGTGGCCTCAACGGGGCTTTGCGGTTGCAACTGACGGACAATGCAGGGAGAAGCCGGCAGATCACCTACAGCGACAGCCAGCAGGTGAACCTGCGGATTCGCACCGCTTACCAGAGCAGCCTGCACATCAGCCGCGCCGTTTACGGGAGCGGTAACCGCTCCGTCGACGTTACCTCCCGCGTGAATTCGCAAATCGAGGGCGACCAACTCAACCTGCTGGTAAACAACGACAGCATGGGCGGCGATCCGGCTCCCGGACAGGCCAAGACTCTTACATTGGAATATGCGCTGAACGGGCGCACGAGCCAGGTCGTCATCAATGAAGGCGACACGCTGCGCCTGCCGTACGACTCCACCAGCCAGAGTAATTTGCAGATCACCCGCGCCAGGTACGGGGCGGGCAATCGGACCTCCGACGTCACCTCGCGGCTGAACTCGCAGATACAAGGAGACCAGCTCAACCTGCAGGTAAACAGCGACAGCATGGGCGGCGATCCGGCCCCCGGGCAGGCCAAGACCCTTACCGTGCAGTATGCGCTGAACGGCCAAACGAACCAGGTCGTCATCAATGAAGGCGACACGCTGCGCCTGCCGTTCGACTCCACCAGCGATCTATCGCAGAGAATCCGCTGCGAGTCGGTCCAATCCGACGGCTACGGACGCAAATACTGCGCCGCCAATACCCGCAACGGAGTCCGCCTCATCCGCCAGATCGGCGAATCCGCGTGCACCCAGGGCTCCAGCTGGGGCTATGACACTAGCGGCGTCTGGGTGGACAACGGCTGCCGTGCGGAATTCGAAATGCGTGCGAACGGCCGCTCCACCGGCGCTCTGACAACCACGATTCCGAACGGCACCGAAATCTCGGTCCGAACCAATGAGACGATCGATTCCAGGAACGCCACCGTGGGCCAGCGGTTTTCCGGCGTGATCGCCGCCGATATCCTCGACAGCTCGGGCGCGGTAATGATTCCCAGGGGTTCGGACGCCGAGCTGGTGATTCGAAGCGCCAACGGCGGGGGCATCACTTCTGGCTCGGATCTGGTGCTCGACATGAATTCCATCACGGTGTCCGGGACGAGGTATGTCGTAAGCACCGACGACCTGCAGCAGCAGGGCGGGCAGGGCGTGGGCGCGAACCGGAGGACGGCCGTCATGGTGGGCGGCGGTGCGGTCCTGGGAACGCTGATCGGCGCCATTGCGGGAGGCGGGCAAGGCGCGGCGATTGGCGCCGCCGTCGGCGCCGGCGCGGGCTTGGGCGCCGAAGTCCTGACGAAAGGTAGACAGGTGCGAGTTCCAGCCGAGACGCTTCTTAGATTCAAGCTCGATCAAGATTTGCGTTTGCAGGAGATGCGTTAG
- a CDS encoding lmo0937 family membrane protein, which produces MLWTIVVILLILWLLGFSLHIAGGLVHILLVVALVVVVINLLSGRRGA; this is translated from the coding sequence ATGCTTTGGACAATCGTCGTAATTCTTTTGATCTTATGGCTTCTGGGCTTTAGCCTCCATATCGCCGGAGGACTGGTCCATATCCTGCTGGTAGTGGCACTCGTGGTGGTGGTTATCAACCTGCTGAGCGGGCGTCGGGGCGCCTGA
- a CDS encoding lipid-binding SYLF domain-containing protein — MVLGLCSVAWAQEGHQDSLERLAKAGVVLNEIMRTPDKGIPQEVFENAKCIAVVPNMVKAAFIVGGKHGRGVATCRTARGWSAPAMISIGGGSWGLQIGAQDIDLVMTVMNDQGMQRMLSNKFQVGGDAAAVAGPVGRHASAGTDWKADSEILTYSRSKGLFAGISLTGAVVQQDDDSTKDVYGKMIDQRTILSGSVAAPAAASSFLAAVRSGSRLSRDKK; from the coding sequence GTGGTGTTGGGCCTGTGCAGTGTGGCGTGGGCACAAGAAGGCCACCAGGATTCCCTCGAACGTCTGGCCAAGGCGGGCGTGGTACTGAACGAAATCATGAGAACGCCTGACAAGGGTATCCCGCAGGAAGTATTCGAGAATGCCAAGTGCATCGCCGTCGTGCCCAACATGGTGAAGGCCGCATTCATCGTTGGCGGCAAGCACGGCCGCGGCGTCGCTACCTGCCGTACCGCCAGGGGCTGGAGCGCGCCGGCGATGATCTCCATAGGTGGCGGGAGCTGGGGCCTGCAGATTGGTGCGCAGGACATCGACCTCGTCATGACCGTGATGAATGACCAGGGCATGCAGCGCATGCTGTCAAACAAGTTCCAGGTGGGCGGCGACGCCGCCGCCGTCGCCGGCCCGGTCGGGCGCCACGCCTCTGCCGGTACGGACTGGAAAGCCGACAGCGAAATCCTTACCTATTCGCGATCCAAGGGACTGTTCGCCGGTATCTCGTTGACGGGTGCAGTCGTGCAGCAAGATGACGATTCCACCAAGGACGTTTATGGCAAGATGATCGATCAGCGGACCATCCTCAGCGGGTCGGTGGCCGCTCCGGCGGCTGCATCGTCGTTCCTGGCCGCGGTGAGAAGCGGCAGCAGGCTCTCCCGCGATAAGAAGTGA
- a CDS encoding DUF3309 domain-containing protein: protein MLATIVIVILVLMLVGALPRWDHSRQWGYFPSGGIGTVLLIVVVLILLGRL from the coding sequence ATGCTCGCAACGATCGTAATTGTCATCCTGGTACTGATGCTCGTCGGAGCTCTTCCTCGATGGGATCATAGCCGACAATGGGGCTACTTCCCGAGCGGCGGCATTGGGACTGTCTTGCTGATTGTGGTGGTTCTGATCCTATTAGGCAGGCTTTAA